One Nitrospira sp. MA-1 genomic window, TCAAACTCATCTTCCTGAAACTTCCCAACTCCGAAATGGCCATAGCCCGCGTGGCGGCCCGTGTGTCCCAGGGCGGGCATGCCGTCGCGGAAAACATCATTCGAAGAAGGTTCCTGGCAGGGTGGCGAAATTTCCAGCAGATATATCGACCACTTGTGAACACATGGATTCTCTACGATAATGCATTGGAAAGACCGGAATATGTTGACTCGGAAGGAGAACCCAATGGCCAATAAGCAGCCAAAAATCAAAGACCCGGATCTGGCCAAGGTGGGCGTGGCATTAGAACGCGCGGCGGCAAACGCGAGACAACTAGGCTTTGACACCAACACGCCAGTCTATGTCTTTCGAGATGGCAAAATTGTCGATATTGTTAAAGAACATCGAGCGACCCAACCAAAGAAAAAGACGATAGCAAAGAATTCACAAAGAAAAACAACCGCACCGCACCGGAAAGCTCAATCAAAAAAAACCCGATAGAGTCCGCAACGGGTGTCGCATCAGTCGGTATGTAAGGAGCAAATTCTGAATCGGGATATCCTTCAGACGGCCATTGAGAATGGTCGAATCGAATTAATCCTGACTTAAGAACACGGAGGAATCGTTGACCCGACAACACCTACCATCTCAATGTCCACTCTGTGGTGGCACAAAAAAGCCCGGGACGACCACCTTTACAGCCGAGTTAGAGTTTGGCGTTGTCGTGGTCCGAAGGGTGCCGGCTTTACGCTGTTCAATGTGTGGTGCCGACTGGATTCAAGATGATATTGCGGCCCGTTTAGAAGTGATTGTCAATGAGGCCAAACAAAAGCGGCTGCAAGTCGAAGTCACCACCCTCGCGTGAAACATCTGTTCGTGACCCTCCCTCCGATTGGTCTCTCTCCATCATCTCCACCATTCGTCCTCAGCCATCCATCTTCTCCACTCCGTAATGTCTGTCGTCTTCTCTCTTTCATGGAAGTTCCTGGACGGTTCGTCTTCTATAGTTGGACGCCTGCCGGCTGGCCCCAAGGAGGGACGCTCTTAGCATCGAGCGGACCTTGTGTGAGCCCGGCGAGTTGATTCACCCCTCCCCCTTAGCCTCCCCTGGCCTGATGGCACACTCAGGAATTGCTCATCGGACAACAGAAAAATAGGAGGAGGTTCCCGTTTTCAAACACCTTCAGGTAGGCCAACCAGACCGACGTGCTAATAAACAAGGGGACCGTTGATCGAAGCCTGCCGGCTGGCCCCCAGGAGGGACGCTCTTCTCAGCTGGCGGACCCTGTTTGAGCGGAGCGAGTTGGTTCGCTTCCCCTCACTGATCCCCTGGCCTGGTGGCATGGCCGAGCAGTGCAACCGGCACCGGGAAAAAGGCGGGCAGTGTTTGAGCCCTTCGGCGTTGGCTCAGGACAAGCTCCGCGAGTTGGCCAGCCCTCCGTGGGTTTGCCTCAGTACGCTTTAATTTTGTTCCGACGCCTGCCGGCTGGCCCCAGGGAGGGTCGCTCTTAGAATTTAGCGGACCGTGTTTGAGCGGAGCGAGTTGGGCCGCTCTTCTCAGATTAGCGTCCCTCCCCTCCAATGCGGCCAGACGGGGCGTCAATGGTTTTGGGTCCTTTTGCCGAAACAAAAGGACCTCGCCGTACGGGGGCGAGACCCCGTCATCCATCAAACATTCAAATCATCTCCGACATCCATCATCGGGCATCCATCTTCACAGTCTCCTCCCCACCTTCAGGTCGGCTAACCGGGCTGACGCACATATCAATAGGCGGCCCTTGTGTGAGCCTTGCGAGTTGGGCCGCCCTCCGTGGACCTGCGTCAGCACAATGTAATGTGGCCGACCTGGGTGAAAATGGTTTTGGCCACTTTTGCCGAAACAAAAGTGGCTCGGCTGTCGGGCCGAGACCCGACACCCCACCCTTGAAATCTCAATGCCGCCTCCTTCATATAAATTAACCAATCCCCAGATCCCCGTATTTTCCAAAGAAATTCCTCAATCCTAGTTCTCATAATCTAGGCCAATCCCCCACGAAATTTCGCGGCAGAAGTTGAAAAGCTTCACTCCCACAATTTTTTAAATCCCATCCGCGATTCTGCAGAAGACAGAGGATCTTGTGAGAAATAATTTCCTCTAAATTTAATTCAAAAAAGATTCCCCCCATTTTTGTTAAACAAACCTAAAGCCGCCAATTCAAAAGTTTTTTCTGTACTTAAATGGATGGCTGAGGTACATTTCCAGAAATCAACTTTGCTCCAGCACGCCAAACCCTTTGGATACTACCTGAACTACCCCCAAGCAGGTTTATGCCAACAGCCTTCTACAAATCTTCCCAAGTAAATGACAGGCTCCGTTTCGTACCAACTGCAAAACACGGAGTAAATGTGAGGTAATGATATGGGGAATTATGGTGTAGCCGCAGTTAGAGCAACCAATTTATATACCAAGGGCCAAGCAAGCAGTCCTTTTAATGCCTGGAATCTATCCACCACCGCCCTGTTTGGGAAAGGCACATCTTCTCAGACAAAATCATGTCCACGGGATGCTTACCTCGGACTGTGTGAATCAGGTTTAGTAAAGGGCATACCAACGGGGAATTACACGAAATCCGCAGACAACAAAGCATATGCGGTGACTGCCGCACAGCTACTGTTGTCAAAACCATCCTTAATAGACCTCAACAATATGGCGCTATGGAAAAGAGTGCTGAGGCATCGTAGAAAAGAAACAACCAAAACGCACAATCAACAGATGGATGTGGTACGAGGCCTGTTTCTTCATCACCTCCTCCTGCCCCGGTCGGCTGCCGGAACGCAGTCATCCGGGAACCATCGAACAAAAGGCAACTGACACATGGCCCTCAAAAAATCCGAACTTTACTCCTCGATCTGGCAAAGCTGCGATGAACTTCGCGGCGGCATGGATGCCAGCCAATATAAGGATTACGTCCTCGTCCTCCTGTTCATCAAGTATGTCAGCGACAAATACGCCGGCATCCCCTATGCCCCCATCGCCATCCCCGAAGGCGCATCCTTCAAGGACATGGTCGCCCTCAAGGGCAAATCCGACATCGGCGACCAGATCAACAAGAAGATCATCGCCCCACTGGCCAATGCCAACAAGCTGTCCGACATGCCGGACTTCAATAGCGCGGAAAAACTCGGCAGCGGCAAGGAGATGGTGGAGCGGCTCACCAACCTCATCGCCATCTTCGAAAACAAGGCACTCGATTTCTCAAAGAACCGCGCCGAGGGCGACGACATTCTGGGCGATGCCTATGAATACCTCATGCGCCACTTCGCCACGCAGAGTGGCAAGAGCAAAGGGCAGTTTTACACTCCGGCTGAAGTCAGCCGCATCATCGCGCAGATCATCGGCATCCATGAGGCCAAGACGACCAGCGCCACCACCGTCTATGACCCCACCTGCGGTTCAGGCTCGCTGCTCCTGAAGGTGGGCGACGAAGCCGGTACGACCGTCACGCTCTACGGCCAGGAAAAGGACGCCGCCACCAGCGGCCTTGCCCGGATGAACATGATCCTGCACAACAACCCCACGGCGCTCATCGCGCAGGGCAACACGCTGGCCGATCCCAAGTTTATGGACGGCGGCGATACGCTCAAGACCTTCGACTATGTCGTCGCCAATCCGCCGTTTTCCGACAAGCGCTGGAGCACCGGCATCGACCCGCTCAACGACCCCTTCGAGCGCTTCCAGCCCTTCGGCACACCACCCGGCAAGCAGGGGGACTATGCCTACCTGCTGCATATCGTCCGCTCGCTAAGAAGCACGGGTAAAGGCGCATGCATTCTGCCCCATGGCGTCCTGTTCCGCGGCAACGCCGAGGCCGACATTCGCAAGAACCTCATCCGCAAGGGCTACCTCAAGGGCATCATCGGCCTGCCTGCCAACCTCTTCTTCGGCACCGGCATCCCCGCATGCATCGTCGTCGTCGACAAACAGGACGCCCATGCTCGCAAAGGCGTCTTTATGATTGACGCCAGCGCAGGCTTCATGAAGGACGGCCCAAAAAACCGCCTCCGCTCTCAAGACATCCATAAGATTGTGGATGTCTTCAACAAGCGCCTCGAGGTCCCCAAATACGCCCGCATGGTCTCCTTTGAGGAAATCGAAAAAAACGAATTCAACCTCAACCTCCCACGCTACATTGATAGCCAAGAGCCGGAAGACCTCCAGGACATCGAAGGCCACCTGAACGGCGGCATCCCCAACCATGACATCGAGGCAATGGAAAAGTATTGGTCCATCTGCCCCAACCTCAAAGCCGCCCTCTTCCAACCCCTCCGCCCCAATTATTCTCAATTATCCATTATCCCTTCTCAATTGAGGTCCACGATTTATGAGCACCCGGAGTTCGCCACCTTTATCACCGGCATGAACGCCCACTTCGCCGCGTGGCGGGACAAAAGCGCCAAGACGCTGAAGGCGTTGAAGGCTGGCTGCCATCCGAAGGAAGTCATCGTCGGCCTCTCCGAAGACCTGCTTGCCCACTACACCGGCAAACCCCTCATCAGCCACTACGACGTCTATCAACATCTCATGGACTATTGGGCCGAGACGATGCAGGACGACTGCTACTTCATTGCCGCCGACGGCTGGAAGACCGAAACCACTCGCATCATCGAGAAGGATAAGAAAGGCAAGGAGAAGGACAAGGGCTGGACCTGCGACCTCATCCCCAAGACCCTCATCGTCGCCCGCTACTTCGCCAAGGAACAGGAAGCCATTGACCAGCTCACGGTCGAACTGGAAAGCGTCACGGCGCAAATTACCGAGCTGGAAGAAGAACACGGTGGCGAGGACGGCGCCTTCTCCGAGCTGGAAAAGGTGAATAAGGCGTCAGTCGTGGCGCGACTGAAGGAATTGAAAATGGAGAATGGAGAATTGAAAACGAAAGAGAAAGGTGCGGAGCATTCTCCATTTTCAATTCTCAACTCTCAATTAGCCGACGGCGAAGGCGACATTCTCAACGAATGGCTTGATCTCAACAGCCGCGAGACGGAACTCAAACGAAAGATCAAGGAGGCTGAGGCCGCGCTGGATGCCAAGGCCTACGCCCAATATCCCAAGCTCACCGAGGCCGAGATCCAGACGCTGGTGGTGGATGACAAATGGCTCGCCGCGCTGGACCGCGACATCCATGGTGAGATGGATCGCATCAGCCAGGCCCTTACCCAGCGGGTCAAGGAATTGGCCGAACGCTACGAAATCCCCATGCCGCAGCAGGTCCGCACGGTCGCCGAACTTGAGGACAAAGTGAACCGCCATTTAGCGAAAATGGGATTTTCGCTGAATGGAGAGTTGAAAGTGGTGAATGGAAAATGAAAGAGGATAATAATTCTCAACTTTCCATTATCAATTCTCCATTAATCCCGCCCGGCTACAAGCAGACCGAGGTGGGAGTGATTCCGGAGGAATGGCATACGGAAGCGGTTGCTAACTTAGTGGAGCCGACAGCACCGATTTGTTACGGCGTCGTCCAAGTAGGACAGCACACAGAAAGCGGCGTTCCGATTGTGGCGATTAAATTTGTGAAGGAGATTGCGCATGCGCCACTCCATCGAACCGCCACCAGCCTCGAACAACCTTACGCGAGGAGCAGACCAAGAGGTGGAGACGTTCTTATCTCAATCAAAGGAACAATTGGGCGAGTCGGCATTGTTCCAAACGGATTTAAGGGAAACATCAGTCGCGAATTGGCGAGGTTGCGAATCGGCGAAGATACGAGCGCTGAATACATCGCCCATCAGCTTGAGGCAGAAGCCACTCAAGAAAGGATTATGCGGTCCGTAGTGGGAACCACGCGACTCGAATTCTCGATCGCGACTCTCCGCAAGTTTCCCCTTCCACTTCCCCCCACCAAAGAGGAACAAAAAGCCATCGCCGAGGCGTTGAGCGATGCGGATGCCCTCATCGAATCCCTGGAGCAACTCCTCACCAAAAAACGCCACCTCAAACAAGGCGCCATGCAGGAACTCCTCACCGGCAAAAAGCGCCTGCCGGGCTTTGAAATCAAACCAGGCTACAAGCAAACCGAGGTGGGGGTGATTCCGGAAGATTGGAATGTCACAAAACTCGCAGCAACCTGCTCCATGAAAAGTGGTGAGGGAATAACGAGCCCAAGCATAGATCAGTTCTCCGAGTACCCTTGTTTCGGTGGCAATGGTCTGCGAGGTTTTACTACGCGCTTCACGCACGACGGACACTATGCGCTGATCGGACGTGTTGGGGCGCTGTGCGGAAATGTATTGGGCGTAGAAGGAAAGTTTTTCGCATCGGAGCACGCAATTGTTGTGACGGCCTCCGCACGAACGGACACCCGTTGGCTTACCTTCGTGTTGGGGGAAATGCAACTCAACCACTATTCCGAATCATCTGCGCAGCCTGTTCTAACTGTCTCGAAACTTCTGAAGCTCGAGGTGGCCCACCCGCCAACCAAAGCCGAACAAGAAGCCATCGCCGCCATCCTGAGCGATATGGACGCCGAAATCGCCGCGCTGGAAACCAAGCTAACCAAAACACGCCAGCTCAAACAGGGCATGATGCAGGAACTCCTCACCGGAAGAATTCGTCTAATCAATGAGAAAAGAGATGACGAAGACTGATGTGCAAACAGATATTGTTCAGTGGCTTCACTCGCAGCCGGATTGGTTGCAGGAAGCAGCCGAGCAATTGCTGGAGCATGGGGAACTCCATGATAAAACTATTAGGCGTCTCTCTGAGCGTCTGAAGATACTCGACGCTCAAGAGAAGACGACGCATCGCGCTTTCCCCGGCCTTGCAACGGAACCTTCTTCCTCATGTGCTCTCAGACTGGGTTCAATTGGAGATGTTCGCGGCATTGAAAATCTATCGCCACACAAGCCACTCGACTTCGGCTTAGGGAACCTTACCGTCATTTATGGCCCTAATGGATCTGGAAAGTCCAGCTATACACGAATCCTCAAAAAGGCTTGCGGCAAACCCCGTGCAATAGATTTAAAGCCAAATGTATTTCAAGAGCCACCCCCTCTCCGACAGTGTGAAATCACATTCACCCCGAACGGTATTAGCCCGCCGATCAAGTGGGTGGCAAACAGTTCTCCTATTCCAGGCCTTGAGCAAGTCGATATTTTTGATGGAGATGCTGCAGGTTTCTATCTCAGCGAGGAATCCGAAGTGTCGTATTCCCCTCCAGAGGTCGCCTTGTTTGAAGAACTCGCGCAGACAGTGGACAAAATCAAAGCCCTACTACAGTCAGAACAAGATCAGCTTGTTAACAAACAGCCTATCTTGCCGCCCGAATATACCAAAACACCTGCCGGTGAAACGTATCAAGCTTTAAAGCCAGGACAAACTGAAGCCAGCCTCAAAAATATTCTTGAATGGAGTGAGTGCGATCAAGCAACGCTCGATCAGCTAGCCGAACGCCTGAAGAGCGAAGATCCTGGTTCGTTGGCCAAACAGAAGCGAGCCAGAAAAAAGCAATTAGACCAAATAGCTACGGAATTAAGCATTGCTTCGTCAGCGGTTAGCAAACAGGCGTTCATACAACTGCAGGAGTTGAGAAAAACCGCAGAGGATCATCGGAGACGGGCTATTGAAGCCGCAAAAGCTAATACGGCGTCTGGCAAATTAGAGGGTATCGGTACAGATACCTGGATTGCACTCTGGGAAGCAGCCAAGGTCTATTCTACCGGTCAAGCATACCCCGGGCAGGAGTTCCCATACACTGGGGACGATGCACGGTGCGTCCTCTGCCACCAGCCGCTTGATGTCGAGGCCAAACAGAGAATGATGGAATTTGAAGCCTTTGTTCAAGGCAAAATAGAAGCCGATGCCAGGGTGGCAGAAGAGACCTATCTAAAAGCTATAGAATCGTTGCCCAGCAGGCCTTCAGAAGAAGAAATCCGCACAAGTTGCCAGGCGGCCTGGCTGAAAGAGGAAGATTGGTTGGATAAACTGAAGGGATTCTGGCAGGGCATCCAGGTCGTGTGTAATAACTACAAGAAATCGGAGTCTAGTGATGCTATCGATGCTCTTGCTGCGGCAACTGAGCTTGTGGACGTTCTAAGTACTATGTCTCAAGCACTTGAAGCAGAGGCGGTGCAACATGAGACGGATGCAAGGCTGTTCGATCGAGAGAAGGCTCTTAATCAGAAGGTTGAATTGGAGGCGAAAAGGTTTACCAGCCAACAGGCGACGGCCATTCGAGACGAGATAGATCGGCTTGGTAAATTCAGTACCTTTGAAGAATGGAAAAAACGTGCGAATTCCAGAGAAATATCATTAAAGGCCGGCGACATTTCAGAAAAGACCATCACCAAAGCCTATGTAGAGCGCTTCAATGCAGAGCTAAGAACACTTGGTGCGGCTCGAATCAAAGTTGAACTGGTCAAGACACGCACCGAACGGGGAAAAGTTAAGCATCGGGTTAGACTGCGGGGCGTGACGTCACACCGTGAAACCCCAGGCTCGGTGTTAAGCGATGGAGAACGGCGCGTGGTCGCACTCGCAGCATTTCTAGCGGACGTGTCCGGAAAACACCACCATGCTCCCTTTGTGTTTGACGATCCAATATCTTCTCTGGACCATGATTTCGAGTGGGAGGTAGCAATGCGGCTTGCCATGTTAGCCAAAGACCGCCAGGTGATTGTTTTCACACACCGCCTTTCTTTATACGGTGCCATGGAAGACGCCGCAAAGAAGTGCGGCGAGGAGTGGAGGAAAGAACATCTTACTCAGCTGTGCATCGAAGCATTTGCCGGCTCGGCTGGGCATCCCGCCAAAGAGGGCGTTTGGAATGCCAATACCACTAAGGCCAACAACATCCTTGTCACTCGCCTGGATGAGGCCAAGAAATTCTTTAACGCCAAAGATTCAGAAAGTTACAAAATCCATGCGCAGGCTATCTGTACGGAATTTCGGAAACTTCTTGAGCGCACTGTTGAAGATGATCTTT contains:
- a CDS encoding type II toxin-antitoxin system MqsA family antitoxin; translated protein: MTRQHLPSQCPLCGGTKKPGTTTFTAELEFGVVVVRRVPALRCSMCGADWIQDDIAARLEVIVNEAKQKRLQVEVTTLA
- a CDS encoding restriction endonuclease subunit S, whose protein sequence is MKEDNNSQLSIINSPLIPPGYKQTEVGVIPEEWHTEAVANLVEPTAPICYGVVQVGQHTESGVPIVAIKFVKEIAHAPLHRTATSLEQPYARSRPRGGDVLISIKGTIGRVGIVPNGFKGNISRELARLRIGEDTSAEYIAHQLEAEATQERIMRSVVGTTRLEFSIATLRKFPLPLPPTKEEQKAIAEALSDADALIESLEQLLTKKRHLKQGAMQELLTGKKRLPGFEIKPGYKQTEVGVIPEDWNVTKLAATCSMKSGEGITSPSIDQFSEYPCFGGNGLRGFTTRFTHDGHYALIGRVGALCGNVLGVEGKFFASEHAIVVTASARTDTRWLTFVLGEMQLNHYSESSAQPVLTVSKLLKLEVAHPPTKAEQEAIAAILSDMDAEIAALETKLTKTRQLKQGMMQELLTGRIRLINEKRDDED
- a CDS encoding AAA family ATPase yields the protein MTKTDVQTDIVQWLHSQPDWLQEAAEQLLEHGELHDKTIRRLSERLKILDAQEKTTHRAFPGLATEPSSSCALRLGSIGDVRGIENLSPHKPLDFGLGNLTVIYGPNGSGKSSYTRILKKACGKPRAIDLKPNVFQEPPPLRQCEITFTPNGISPPIKWVANSSPIPGLEQVDIFDGDAAGFYLSEESEVSYSPPEVALFEELAQTVDKIKALLQSEQDQLVNKQPILPPEYTKTPAGETYQALKPGQTEASLKNILEWSECDQATLDQLAERLKSEDPGSLAKQKRARKKQLDQIATELSIASSAVSKQAFIQLQELRKTAEDHRRRAIEAAKANTASGKLEGIGTDTWIALWEAAKVYSTGQAYPGQEFPYTGDDARCVLCHQPLDVEAKQRMMEFEAFVQGKIEADARVAEETYLKAIESLPSRPSEEEIRTSCQAAWLKEEDWLDKLKGFWQGIQVVCNNYKKSESSDAIDALAAATELVDVLSTMSQALEAEAVQHETDARLFDREKALNQKVELEAKRFTSQQATAIRDEIDRLGKFSTFEEWKKRANSREISLKAGDISEKTITKAYVERFNAELRTLGAARIKVELVKTRTERGKVKHRVRLRGVTSHRETPGSVLSDGERRVVALAAFLADVSGKHHHAPFVFDDPISSLDHDFEWEVAMRLAMLAKDRQVIVFTHRLSLYGAMEDAAKKCGEEWRKEHLTQLCIEAFAGSAGHPAKEGVWNANTTKANNILVTRLDEAKKFFNAKDSESYKIHAQAICTEFRKLLERTVEDDLLNQVVKRHRRSVTTDNRITQLPKITNDDCAIIDGLMTKYSCYEHSQSQEIPTFLPDEPELRQDLEKLKNWRKSFKERSV
- a CDS encoding type I restriction-modification system subunit M, which codes for MALKKSELYSSIWQSCDELRGGMDASQYKDYVLVLLFIKYVSDKYAGIPYAPIAIPEGASFKDMVALKGKSDIGDQINKKIIAPLANANKLSDMPDFNSAEKLGSGKEMVERLTNLIAIFENKALDFSKNRAEGDDILGDAYEYLMRHFATQSGKSKGQFYTPAEVSRIIAQIIGIHEAKTTSATTVYDPTCGSGSLLLKVGDEAGTTVTLYGQEKDAATSGLARMNMILHNNPTALIAQGNTLADPKFMDGGDTLKTFDYVVANPPFSDKRWSTGIDPLNDPFERFQPFGTPPGKQGDYAYLLHIVRSLRSTGKGACILPHGVLFRGNAEADIRKNLIRKGYLKGIIGLPANLFFGTGIPACIVVVDKQDAHARKGVFMIDASAGFMKDGPKNRLRSQDIHKIVDVFNKRLEVPKYARMVSFEEIEKNEFNLNLPRYIDSQEPEDLQDIEGHLNGGIPNHDIEAMEKYWSICPNLKAALFQPLRPNYSQLSIIPSQLRSTIYEHPEFATFITGMNAHFAAWRDKSAKTLKALKAGCHPKEVIVGLSEDLLAHYTGKPLISHYDVYQHLMDYWAETMQDDCYFIAADGWKTETTRIIEKDKKGKEKDKGWTCDLIPKTLIVARYFAKEQEAIDQLTVELESVTAQITELEEEHGGEDGAFSELEKVNKASVVARLKELKMENGELKTKEKGAEHSPFSILNSQLADGEGDILNEWLDLNSRETELKRKIKEAEAALDAKAYAQYPKLTEAEIQTLVVDDKWLAALDRDIHGEMDRISQALTQRVKELAERYEIPMPQQVRTVAELEDKVNRHLAKMGFSLNGELKVVNGK